One Tripterygium wilfordii isolate XIE 37 chromosome 10, ASM1340144v1, whole genome shotgun sequence DNA segment encodes these proteins:
- the LOC120007786 gene encoding uncharacterized protein LOC120007786, translated as MELARYFGRRKSDYRRIDGSGHGRRRRTVVLGNGSSRRRRLWRVRPKIGIVKLVAAPKRFLVWLRDAYVKMMMAFAESSVMSASYGGYAYGNAGMGKPRLKEYDEKMILEIYKSIVMAQDHAMVPRGAGKLGSPLSPVME; from the coding sequence ATGGAACTGGCAAGGTACTTCGGCCGGAGAAAATCCGACTACAGGAGGATAGACGGGTCGGGTCACGGACGTCGCCGTAGAACCGTGGTGTTGGGTAACGGTTCGAGTAGGAGGAGACGGTTGTGGCGGGTGAGGCCCAAGATTGGAATCGTGAAGCTGGTTGCTGCTCCGAAGAGGTTCCTTGTTTGGTTACGCGACGCGTATGTGAAGATGATGATGGCATTCGCCGAGTCGAGCGTGATGAGTGCTTCATATGGTGGGTACGCGTATGGGAACGCGGGGATGGGAAAGCCCCGACTGAAGGAGTATGATGAGAAGATGATCCTTGAGATCTATAAATCCATTGTAATGGCGCAAGATCATGCGATGGTGCCGCGTGGTGCCGGAAAACTTGGGTCTCCGCTGTCGCCGGTGATGGAGTAG